One stretch of Rana temporaria chromosome 10, aRanTem1.1, whole genome shotgun sequence DNA includes these proteins:
- the LOC120915131 gene encoding zona pellucida-like domain-containing protein 1 has product MSMAGVMNTAAIILLCLMTQKCLGVTLNCSSLYNRYPVNSDMTVTCGPSSIVLSINACPIQYAVFDPAMLALNGNHSLGYCNGTIDTSVEPPVVTFNFPINDTTQNSCGNVITIENNIGAGEFMQFSNVQTVVISGYVNTPATSETGLISYSTNLNYNFSCYYPLQYLLSNIELLTSSANVAVNTNNGSFISTLSMQLYADANFTVPLQVNGTALPLKQNVYVQVKATNLTANFNVLLDECFATPSPLSTTTDKFSLLTGCSSDNKTKIIINGADKSAQFSFQTFRFLQHSGLPASTIYIHCITRLCQPQTCQNFLQSCNNVNQTTPGARRRRDADRAATGGTTEQVTVSSGPITLSDAALTDLISSQSSSGADTQKLEGTLIGLIVGLVIAVILVAVLVMAGFMLYKMSRQRASQNEKMGVDNFTFNGK; this is encoded by the exons TAAACAGTGATATGACGGTCACTTGTGGTCCATCCAGTATTGTACTGTCTATTAATGCCTGCCCTATTCAGTACGCCGTGTTTGACCCTGCGATGCTGGCCCTTAATGGAAACCATAGTCTGGGCTATTGTAATGGAACTATTGACACTTCTGTTGAGCCTCCAGTAGTAACTTTTAACTTCCCAATTAATGATACCACACAAAATTCATGTGGAAATGTTATCACG atTGAAAACAATATTGGAGCTGGAGAATTCATGCAATTCTCAAACGTACAGACAGTGGTAATCTCGGGATATGTGAACACTCCAGCGACATCAGAGACAGGTCTCATTTCCTATAGTACTAACCTGAACTACAATTTCTCCTGCTACTACCCCCTACAGTACTTATTAAGCAACATTGAATTGCTAAC ATCTTCAGCAAATGTTGCTGTCAACACAAATAATGGTAGCTTCATCAGCACCTTAAGTATGCAACTATATGCT GATGCAAATTTTACCGTACCACTGCAAGTTAATGGAACGGCACTTCCACTAAAACAGAATGTATATGTTCAAGTGAAAGCCACAAATTTAACAGCAAA CTTCAACGTTCTCCTGGATGAGTGTTTTGCAACTCCATCACCACTGTCAACAACTACTGACAAATTTAGCTTATTGACCGG GTGTTCTTCAGACAACAAGACCAAAATAATTATAAATGGTGCTGATAAATCAGCCCAATTCAGTTTTCAGACATTCCGGTTTTTGCAGCACAGTGGCCTGCCAGCATCAACCATCTACATTCATTGCATAACAAGGCTGTGCCAACCTCAGACATGTCAAAACTTTTTGCAG TCTTGCAATAATGTAAACCAAACAACCCCTGGAGCAAGAAGGAGAAGAGATGCAGACAGGGCCGCAACCGGAGGAACCACAGAACAGGTCACTGTGTCATCTGGACCTATTACCCTAAGTGATGCAG CACTAACAGACCTAATCTCAAGTCAGTCAAGTA gTGGGGCAGACACACAGAAGCTTGAGGGAACTTTGATTGGACTCATTGTTGGACTAGTTATTGCTGTAATATTGGTGGCTGTATTGGTAATGGCTGGTTTCATGTTATATAAAATGTCAAGACAGCGGGCATCTCAGAATGAGAAGATGGGAGTGGATAACTTCACCTTTAATGGAAAATAA